Proteins encoded in a region of the Streptomyces sp. NBC_00258 genome:
- a CDS encoding non-ribosomal peptide synthetase has translation MKPRVGASHTDVAEDLSAPAGIAIEIHHRALRTPHAQAVVDGEVGLDYATLNVAAATVAQELGRRGVTAGQAVAVAMPRSWRLVGVMLGILRLGAQVVPLDTQSPAERRHFILRDSAAVALVHETIESVTDLPQDMPALAADALLPEIPERPDTAAAVEAPSAPGEVSFLFYTSGTTGQPKGVEVRDAGVRRLAQPGYIRVEPGLRYACMANPAFDALSFEVWVPLLTGGCCVVLSDEEAQTPERLAAALRHKRVDTVFITTALFNAMVAAVPDCFASAGEVLVGGEQLNPHVMRRWYRDNADSGTRLFNIYGPTESTTFALCHPIPRDFDGDVVPIGRPLPQTGAVLVVPGQERVAAPGEVGELLLSGAGLAVGYRNLPEETERRFVRLPWLDGGEEPYYRTGDLVRASDEGLMEYVGRTDRQVKVRGFRIEPGEVERHVLSHPAVQRAHVCTSRAIQEGPNELLAFVVLGQELSYEEFDSHLAAHLPAYMRPHQIHLVAELPLNANGKVDQAALLRRADRPWRAATAESGGPATTETERRVVELAEEILGTTGLGLGDRWIASGGDSLKALRFCFAVRRRWGRELTQAAVLQGDLAAVARSLATVRPGEESALPAPVVSGARSAPATSEQQRLWLMERRTPGSRAYSVNQAFRLDGPVDPAALRRALRSLVARHEALRTSFRLGPDGLEQTVGEPYDPWHEPGRRQVWDEEEAHVFADTFFAEPFDLAVPRMLRACWLPRDGGGTLLLHLHHIAVDGWSLSILLHDLSAAYAGSGGHEAPAPTPLDFAVWQSDRFASTAYRAQRDELLAFYQGLAEPQEPLPAQDAGPPPRARLLHTSLDVVRRAQVDQLCAEFGLTRFQVLLSVFSWCLYGVTGLVRPRIAAPAAGRPVREFENSVGMMANTVLLPLTVAPGEDLRSLLARTKSDTGRVLGRQDVALTDVLTGWEAVGDSTPFDFLFVLENTDFGALRLPGCAHRPLWWAAPEAKCPMTVSVVEHADGLDVLWEYAEDRFTGEDVEAMAELFRRGVDALAAGGRCTARELVVPYRRSLPEHGRGPAPEPGFTTIAEGFGLQVARTPDSPAVVTADGDTLSYAALDARAAALATELADRYRIPADGSPCRAALYLDPSAEHVVALLALARLNVTAVPLDPSYPADVLRRVLEQIDPLCVLATRDSSPTLDTLLPDGVVRHLVVPEADRTPQKGDGTSASYDGHTHDRGTVGASAHVGARPLYTLFTSGSTGVPKGVQIHDRTLCDLIRWQSGPGGLTAPAATQQFSMLAFDVSFQEIFGTLCTGGSLQLIRPEWRQDAPALLDRLESAGTERIFMPYVALHLLAEYAVRLNSYPSRLREVITAGEQLVCTDSIRRWFAGLPGVRLFNHYGPTETHVVSALCLEGDPGQWPERPAIGRPVAGADLRVVDAQGDPAPTGCTGELLIGGTMTTRCYLDEPTLDDARFVELPGAGLFYRSGDRAFFDRAGLLHYAGRDDQQIKVSGHRLELGSVEAALLRHPAVVNAVVTRDGGRLTAGLEVRGEAPSADDLTAHLSALLPSYARVDRFRRLERLPRTPSGKLDRQAVVRAPGEEIRRSAIAPSDLSAEEERLTAVFEEVTGSTIAPNQTFFEAGASSLALMRFHLRCTTALGLRFGVADLFEHVTVRSLAHHLTTPRPLAPSAATNDGAPEPGEPIAVVGMAVRVPGAPDLAAFWELVVSGGTGIRRIDAPEGVVGAHSTLDGMLDFDPGHFGISPQEARLMDPQQRHLLMAGVQALAHAGVADTSSTRVGLVAGAGENTYFQSLLREADPGRLPDGFQLALHHEKDFLATKVAYHLGLTGPAFSAQTACSSSLVAVHLAAGLLRQGEADVMLAGGVLVDPGLTGGYRYRPQHIFSADGDCRPFSDDATGTVGASGVGVVVLKTLRQARRDGDTVHALITGSAINNDGAAKMSYTAPSLAGQREVIRTALSRAGRTGADLGYVEAHGTGTRLGDPIEVGALRQAFDVSESGRCALSSVKSQLGHLGAAAGVVGLVRAVLAVQHGTLPPNLNFRAFNSEIGPDPTPFHVPVRATPWPEGRERVAAVSSFGIGGTNAHVIVEQDAPPGPVATREVPKCLVLSASSADALAADAARIAGYLQLHPERFGFVLRHLQAGRVARRLRAAAAVPDAVGAEHWLRTVATGAVQPGSGDPDAVTVSAAGRTARDLAEAWAAGHPVDWGAGSAPAPWDFPPPSFSLAEYDFDRLPEDPREAPAATPRRLPRENWLHQPHWVRLRRAAAAEVTAPSGRASTVVVVASEDTPRTALVPFEAVASRVIRVHPAGAFARRGPDSYDVDPADPASVRRLLDALSEDGAPASSDTEWVHALPLDVTGPVGPDTLEHARHTCLDSTAALAQALTGRNGSPRVWWLSYGARPATGTVDRPELALLAGPVEAAHQESALNGHWLDLPDGDLTRWAGHVASVVAGARGAGRPGEPALPRQLALRQGYWWRPGTVPVPEPEGTRSLVPAGADTVHLVLGGTGGMGRAIAAWLLEHTRGRVLLLSRNPRLPEELNGWADRIGLVPADLATMPVHEVAAAIAEHTSRLDGVIHAAGLGHGGLLVRRDATAMRDAAAVRERGALVVEHLIGAFRPEIAVYCSSMSGLLGGVGQSDYAAGAGLLDGFAHHRATETETTTRIGIDWDIWSETGMATRVLNTDSRHQAHLAVGLTVEEGKAVFAHALALQLPQLLVSTTDIEVSRAFYAPAGTPAGIADRPSGSGPTHPTHPTHPTDGEEEASAGSTEERADAMARVIRDLLGVDELDPEDSLYDLGADSLTLISVIAQIEDDYGVEFDLASFSHRVSLTEILKHIEAALASTAEPTTEAAKSTSRVVLDIWQEGTGSAVLCLVHPVGGDIQAYRSLVAALGPAPTVCLIADPALRDTGMPAWSLAERAHHYDAALSERFGGPDHRLHLAGWSYGARVAMEMAGLAESAGRALEALYLLDPPPPRAKALVAAYDETHLERVFAAELGTGASSLPSEHAQAYAERLARCCRANLRSLGEHRVQPLVSVPTYLWLAEHPTADMPTPADPRESDRQWNACLPSSAVLRYLPTDHYGIVAAPHVDTVAGTIRATLASPGAGTHEVADL, from the coding sequence ATGAAACCGCGCGTCGGAGCGTCGCACACCGACGTGGCCGAGGACTTGAGCGCCCCGGCCGGGATAGCCATTGAGATTCACCACCGGGCCCTGCGCACGCCACACGCCCAGGCGGTCGTCGACGGCGAAGTCGGTCTCGATTATGCGACGTTGAACGTGGCAGCCGCGACCGTCGCCCAGGAGCTGGGGCGCCGGGGCGTCACCGCGGGGCAGGCGGTGGCGGTGGCGATGCCGCGGTCGTGGCGGCTGGTCGGCGTGATGCTGGGCATCCTGCGGCTGGGGGCGCAGGTCGTGCCCCTTGACACACAGAGCCCCGCCGAACGCCGTCACTTCATCCTCCGGGACTCCGCCGCGGTCGCCCTGGTGCACGAGACGATCGAGAGCGTCACCGACCTCCCGCAGGACATGCCGGCGCTCGCCGCAGACGCCCTTCTGCCAGAGATTCCCGAACGTCCGGACACCGCTGCCGCCGTGGAGGCACCCTCCGCCCCCGGCGAGGTGTCCTTCCTCTTCTACACCTCCGGAACGACGGGGCAGCCCAAGGGAGTCGAGGTCCGTGACGCAGGAGTCCGACGACTGGCACAGCCCGGCTACATCCGCGTCGAGCCCGGTCTGCGCTATGCCTGCATGGCCAATCCGGCGTTCGACGCGCTGAGTTTCGAAGTCTGGGTGCCCCTGCTGACCGGTGGCTGCTGCGTGGTCCTGAGCGACGAGGAAGCGCAGACTCCCGAGCGGCTCGCCGCGGCACTGCGGCACAAGCGTGTGGACACCGTCTTCATCACCACGGCGCTGTTCAACGCGATGGTCGCGGCCGTGCCGGACTGCTTCGCCTCGGCGGGCGAGGTTCTTGTGGGCGGTGAGCAGCTCAACCCCCACGTGATGCGCCGCTGGTACCGGGACAATGCCGACAGCGGCACCCGTCTGTTCAACATCTACGGGCCGACAGAGTCCACCACCTTCGCCCTGTGCCATCCGATTCCACGCGACTTCGACGGGGACGTGGTGCCGATCGGCCGGCCCCTGCCGCAGACCGGTGCGGTACTGGTCGTACCGGGCCAGGAGCGTGTCGCCGCGCCCGGCGAGGTCGGCGAACTCCTGTTGAGCGGAGCCGGACTAGCCGTCGGATACCGCAACCTTCCTGAGGAGACCGAGCGGCGTTTCGTACGGCTGCCATGGCTCGACGGCGGCGAGGAGCCGTACTACCGCACCGGCGATCTCGTACGGGCCAGCGACGAGGGCCTGATGGAGTACGTCGGACGAACCGACCGCCAGGTCAAGGTCCGTGGCTTCAGGATCGAGCCCGGCGAGGTGGAACGGCACGTTCTCAGCCACCCGGCGGTCCAGCGGGCCCACGTGTGCACGAGCCGCGCGATCCAGGAGGGGCCCAACGAACTACTGGCGTTCGTCGTCCTCGGCCAGGAGCTGTCCTACGAGGAGTTCGACAGCCATCTGGCGGCCCATCTGCCCGCCTACATGCGCCCCCACCAGATCCATCTGGTGGCTGAGCTGCCGCTCAACGCCAACGGCAAGGTCGACCAGGCCGCCCTGCTGCGGCGGGCCGACCGCCCTTGGCGAGCCGCCACCGCCGAATCCGGCGGACCGGCGACGACGGAGACGGAGCGCCGGGTCGTCGAACTGGCCGAGGAGATTCTCGGCACCACCGGCCTCGGGCTCGGCGACCGGTGGATCGCCAGCGGTGGTGACTCGTTGAAGGCGCTTCGGTTCTGCTTCGCCGTACGACGGCGATGGGGCCGTGAGCTGACTCAGGCGGCCGTCCTCCAGGGCGACCTGGCCGCTGTCGCCCGGTCGCTCGCCACGGTCCGTCCCGGCGAGGAGAGCGCCTTGCCGGCACCGGTGGTCTCCGGTGCCCGTTCGGCGCCCGCCACCAGCGAACAGCAGCGGCTGTGGCTGATGGAGCGCCGCACCCCGGGCTCCCGGGCCTACTCCGTCAACCAGGCCTTCCGCTTGGACGGACCGGTCGACCCCGCTGCCCTCCGGCGAGCGCTTCGCAGCCTGGTGGCACGCCACGAGGCGCTGCGGACGAGCTTCCGTCTCGGGCCGGACGGCCTGGAGCAGACCGTCGGTGAGCCGTACGACCCCTGGCACGAGCCGGGCCGCCGGCAGGTCTGGGACGAGGAAGAAGCACACGTCTTCGCCGACACCTTCTTCGCCGAGCCCTTCGACCTCGCCGTCCCCCGCATGCTCCGGGCCTGCTGGCTGCCGCGTGACGGCGGCGGCACGCTCCTTCTGCACCTGCACCACATCGCCGTGGACGGCTGGTCGTTGAGCATCCTGCTGCACGACCTGTCGGCCGCCTACGCCGGAAGCGGCGGGCACGAGGCACCCGCTCCGACCCCGCTGGACTTCGCTGTCTGGCAGAGCGACCGGTTCGCGAGCACGGCCTACCGGGCGCAGCGCGATGAACTCCTCGCGTTCTACCAGGGGTTGGCGGAGCCGCAGGAGCCGCTGCCTGCCCAGGACGCGGGTCCGCCGCCGCGGGCGCGCCTGCTGCATACGTCGCTCGACGTCGTTCGGCGGGCCCAGGTGGACCAGCTGTGCGCCGAGTTCGGACTGACTCGGTTCCAGGTCCTGCTGAGCGTGTTCTCCTGGTGCCTGTACGGCGTGACCGGTCTGGTCCGCCCGCGCATCGCCGCCCCGGCCGCGGGCCGCCCGGTGCGCGAGTTCGAGAACAGCGTGGGCATGATGGCGAACACCGTGCTGCTGCCCCTGACCGTCGCGCCCGGTGAGGACCTTCGTTCGCTCCTCGCCCGCACGAAGAGCGACACAGGGCGGGTACTGGGACGCCAGGACGTGGCGCTCACAGACGTCCTGACCGGCTGGGAGGCCGTCGGCGACAGCACACCGTTCGATTTCCTGTTCGTCTTGGAGAACACCGACTTCGGGGCGCTGCGGCTGCCCGGCTGCGCCCATCGCCCCCTGTGGTGGGCGGCGCCGGAGGCCAAGTGCCCGATGACGGTCTCCGTGGTGGAGCATGCGGACGGACTCGACGTGCTGTGGGAGTACGCCGAGGACCGGTTCACCGGCGAGGACGTCGAGGCGATGGCGGAACTGTTCCGGCGGGGCGTGGACGCGCTCGCGGCCGGTGGCCGCTGCACCGCTCGTGAACTCGTCGTTCCGTACCGGCGGTCCCTCCCGGAGCACGGGCGCGGACCCGCCCCGGAACCCGGCTTCACCACGATCGCCGAAGGCTTCGGCCTGCAGGTCGCCCGCACTCCGGACTCCCCCGCCGTGGTCACGGCCGACGGCGACACCCTGAGCTACGCGGCCCTCGACGCCCGTGCCGCGGCCCTCGCCACGGAACTGGCCGACCGCTACCGGATCCCGGCCGACGGCAGCCCCTGCCGGGCGGCCCTGTATCTGGATCCCTCCGCCGAACACGTGGTGGCGCTCCTGGCACTGGCCCGGCTGAACGTCACCGCCGTCCCTCTCGACCCCTCCTACCCGGCCGACGTGCTGCGCCGCGTCCTGGAACAGATCGACCCGCTGTGCGTCCTGGCCACGCGGGACAGCTCGCCGACACTGGACACGCTGCTCCCGGACGGTGTGGTGCGCCACCTCGTCGTACCGGAGGCGGACCGCACGCCCCAGAAGGGCGACGGCACGAGTGCGTCGTACGACGGGCACACGCATGACCGGGGCACGGTCGGCGCGTCGGCACACGTGGGTGCACGCCCCCTGTACACACTGTTCACCTCCGGCTCCACCGGCGTCCCCAAGGGCGTGCAGATCCACGACCGCACACTGTGCGACCTGATCAGATGGCAGTCCGGTCCCGGCGGCCTGACCGCCCCCGCGGCCACCCAGCAGTTCTCGATGCTGGCGTTCGACGTGTCCTTCCAGGAGATCTTCGGGACCCTGTGCACAGGTGGCAGCCTCCAGCTCATACGTCCCGAGTGGCGTCAGGACGCGCCCGCGCTCCTGGACCGGTTGGAGTCCGCGGGCACCGAGCGGATCTTCATGCCCTATGTGGCCCTGCACCTGCTCGCCGAGTACGCCGTCCGCCTGAACAGTTATCCCTCCCGGCTGCGCGAAGTGATCACCGCGGGTGAGCAGTTGGTGTGCACCGACAGCATCCGGCGCTGGTTCGCCGGACTCCCCGGCGTGCGCCTGTTCAATCACTACGGGCCGACAGAGACCCATGTGGTCAGCGCCCTGTGTCTGGAGGGAGATCCCGGGCAATGGCCCGAACGGCCCGCCATCGGGCGCCCGGTGGCCGGCGCCGACCTGCGGGTGGTGGACGCCCAGGGCGACCCGGCCCCGACCGGATGCACCGGCGAGCTGCTGATCGGCGGCACCATGACCACCCGCTGTTACCTCGACGAACCGACCCTCGATGACGCCCGCTTCGTCGAGCTCCCCGGCGCGGGCCTGTTCTACCGCAGCGGTGACCGGGCGTTCTTCGACCGTGCGGGCCTGTTGCACTACGCGGGCCGCGACGACCAGCAGATCAAAGTGAGCGGGCACCGGCTTGAACTCGGCTCCGTCGAGGCGGCCCTGCTGCGTCATCCGGCGGTGGTCAACGCGGTCGTCACCCGGGACGGGGGCCGGCTGACGGCCGGCCTGGAAGTCCGTGGTGAAGCACCGTCCGCCGACGACCTGACCGCGCATCTGTCCGCCCTTCTGCCCTCCTACGCACGTGTGGACCGCTTCCGCAGGCTGGAGAGACTGCCCCGCACGCCCAGCGGCAAGCTGGACCGGCAGGCGGTCGTCCGGGCACCGGGGGAAGAGATACGTCGTTCGGCGATCGCCCCCTCGGATCTGTCGGCCGAGGAGGAACGCCTCACTGCTGTCTTCGAGGAGGTCACCGGCTCGACGATCGCACCAAACCAGACCTTCTTCGAGGCGGGTGCCTCCAGTCTCGCCCTGATGCGCTTCCACCTGCGCTGCACCACGGCACTCGGTCTGCGCTTCGGCGTCGCGGACCTCTTCGAGCACGTCACCGTCCGCTCGCTGGCCCACCACCTCACCACCCCGCGGCCACTCGCCCCATCGGCAGCGACGAATGACGGGGCCCCCGAACCCGGCGAGCCGATCGCGGTCGTCGGCATGGCAGTACGGGTGCCCGGCGCCCCGGACCTGGCCGCCTTCTGGGAGCTGGTGGTCTCCGGCGGCACCGGAATCCGCCGTATCGACGCGCCGGAAGGAGTCGTCGGCGCGCACAGCACGCTCGACGGCATGCTCGACTTCGACCCGGGCCACTTCGGCATCAGCCCTCAAGAGGCACGTCTGATGGACCCCCAGCAGCGTCACCTGCTGATGGCCGGCGTGCAGGCCCTGGCGCACGCCGGAGTGGCGGACACCTCGTCCACCCGGGTGGGCCTGGTGGCCGGTGCCGGGGAGAACACCTACTTCCAGTCCCTGCTGCGCGAGGCGGACCCCGGCCGACTGCCTGACGGTTTTCAGCTCGCCCTGCACCATGAGAAGGACTTCCTGGCCACCAAGGTGGCGTACCACCTCGGGCTGACCGGCCCCGCCTTCAGCGCCCAGACGGCCTGCTCCAGCTCTCTGGTCGCCGTGCACCTCGCCGCCGGTCTCCTCCGGCAGGGCGAGGCCGACGTGATGCTCGCCGGAGGAGTACTCGTCGACCCCGGGCTGACCGGCGGCTACCGCTACCGCCCGCAGCACATCTTCTCCGCGGACGGCGACTGCCGGCCCTTCAGCGACGACGCCACCGGCACGGTCGGTGCCAGCGGCGTCGGCGTCGTGGTCCTCAAGACGCTGCGGCAGGCACGGCGCGACGGTGACACCGTCCACGCACTCATCACAGGCTCCGCGATCAACAACGACGGTGCGGCGAAGATGAGTTACACCGCGCCGTCCCTGGCCGGACAGCGGGAGGTGATCCGAACCGCCCTGTCCCGCGCCGGACGCACAGGAGCCGACCTCGGCTATGTGGAGGCCCACGGCACCGGCACCCGGCTGGGCGACCCGATCGAAGTGGGGGCGTTGCGGCAGGCGTTCGACGTGAGTGAGTCCGGCCGCTGCGCTCTGAGCTCCGTCAAGAGTCAGCTCGGCCATCTGGGCGCGGCCGCCGGTGTGGTGGGACTCGTACGCGCGGTCCTCGCCGTGCAGCACGGGACGCTCCCGCCCAACCTCAACTTCCGTGCCTTCAACTCGGAGATCGGCCCTGATCCCACTCCCTTCCACGTTCCGGTCCGAGCCACGCCCTGGCCCGAGGGACGCGAACGGGTGGCCGCGGTCAGCAGCTTCGGGATCGGCGGGACCAACGCCCACGTCATCGTGGAGCAGGACGCTCCGCCCGGACCGGTGGCAACCCGCGAAGTGCCCAAGTGCCTTGTGCTGTCGGCCTCCAGCGCGGACGCCCTGGCCGCCGACGCCGCTCGGATCGCCGGCTACCTCCAACTGCACCCGGAGCGCTTCGGGTTCGTGCTGCGCCATCTCCAGGCCGGTCGGGTCGCTCGCCGCCTGCGGGCCGCGGCAGCCGTGCCGGACGCCGTCGGGGCCGAGCATTGGCTGCGCACGGTGGCCACTGGAGCGGTGCAACCCGGTAGCGGCGACCCGGACGCCGTAACGGTCTCCGCGGCCGGTCGCACGGCCCGCGACCTCGCCGAGGCCTGGGCCGCCGGACACCCTGTCGACTGGGGGGCAGGCTCCGCTCCGGCGCCCTGGGACTTCCCGCCCCCGTCGTTCTCCCTCGCGGAGTACGACTTCGACCGGCTGCCCGAGGACCCGCGCGAGGCCCCGGCCGCCACGCCCCGGCGGCTGCCCCGGGAGAACTGGCTGCACCAGCCGCACTGGGTCCGGCTGCGCCGTGCCGCCGCCGCGGAGGTCACCGCGCCGTCCGGCCGCGCGTCCACCGTGGTCGTCGTAGCCTCCGAGGACACTCCGCGGACAGCGCTCGTCCCCTTCGAGGCGGTGGCGTCGCGCGTGATACGGGTGCACCCGGCCGGCGCCTTCGCCCGCAGAGGACCGGACTCCTACGACGTGGACCCCGCCGATCCGGCGTCCGTGCGACGGCTGCTCGATGCACTGTCCGAGGACGGTGCCCCGGCCTCCAGCGACACGGAGTGGGTGCACGCCCTGCCCCTCGACGTGACAGGGCCGGTCGGTCCCGACACCCTGGAACACGCCCGTCACACCTGCCTGGACAGCACGGCAGCCCTGGCACAGGCGCTGACCGGGCGAAACGGCTCCCCACGTGTGTGGTGGCTGTCGTACGGCGCCCGGCCCGCGACGGGAACGGTGGACAGACCTGAACTGGCGCTCCTCGCCGGGCCGGTCGAGGCCGCCCATCAGGAGTCCGCCCTGAACGGCCATTGGCTCGACCTCCCCGACGGCGACCTCACCCGCTGGGCCGGACATGTGGCCTCGGTCGTCGCCGGAGCACGTGGGGCCGGTCGTCCCGGCGAACCGGCCCTGCCCCGCCAGCTCGCTCTGCGGCAGGGCTACTGGTGGCGGCCGGGCACGGTACCCGTACCGGAGCCGGAGGGTACGCGGTCCCTCGTACCGGCCGGAGCGGACACCGTCCACCTGGTGCTCGGCGGCACGGGCGGCATGGGCCGCGCCATCGCCGCCTGGCTGCTCGAACACACCCGCGGTCGGGTGCTGTTGCTGTCGCGAAACCCGCGGCTGCCCGAGGAGTTGAACGGATGGGCCGACCGCATCGGCCTCGTCCCGGCGGATCTCGCGACCATGCCCGTTCACGAAGTGGCGGCGGCCATCGCCGAACACACGTCACGGCTGGACGGCGTCATCCACGCAGCCGGTCTCGGACACGGCGGGCTGCTCGTACGACGTGACGCCACTGCGATGCGCGACGCCGCCGCGGTCCGCGAGCGTGGCGCACTCGTCGTCGAGCACCTGATCGGAGCCTTCCGCCCGGAGATCGCGGTCTACTGCTCCTCGATGTCCGGCTTGCTCGGCGGCGTCGGCCAGAGCGACTACGCGGCCGGCGCGGGCCTCCTCGACGGCTTCGCCCACCACCGGGCCACCGAGACGGAGACAACCACCCGGATCGGCATCGACTGGGATATATGGAGCGAGACCGGAATGGCGACCCGAGTGCTGAACACGGACAGCCGCCATCAGGCCCACCTCGCGGTCGGCCTGACCGTCGAGGAGGGGAAAGCGGTCTTCGCCCATGCCCTGGCTCTGCAACTGCCGCAACTCCTCGTGTCCACAACGGACATCGAGGTCTCCCGGGCCTTCTACGCTCCTGCCGGCACTCCTGCCGGGATCGCGGATCGGCCCTCGGGCTCCGGACCCACGCACCCGACGCACCCGACGCACCCAACGGACGGAGAGGAGGAAGCCTCCGCCGGCAGTACCGAAGAGCGGGCGGACGCCATGGCCCGGGTGATCCGGGATCTGCTGGGCGTGGACGAACTGGACCCCGAGGACTCCCTCTACGACCTGGGCGCCGACTCGCTGACCCTGATCAGCGTGATCGCCCAGATCGAGGACGACTACGGCGTCGAGTTCGACCTGGCCTCCTTCAGCCACCGCGTCAGCCTCACGGAGATCCTGAAGCACATAGAGGCGGCCCTCGCCTCCACCGCCGAGCCCACCACCGAGGCGGCCAAAAGCACCTCCCGGGTCGTCCTCGACATCTGGCAGGAGGGAACCGGTTCGGCCGTCCTGTGCCTGGTGCACCCGGTGGGTGGGGACATCCAGGCCTACCGCTCCCTGGTGGCGGCCCTCGGACCCGCGCCGACGGTGTGCCTCATCGCCGACCCGGCACTCCGCGACACCGGGATGCCCGCATGGTCACTGGCTGAGCGGGCCCATCACTACGACGCGGCGCTAAGTGAGCGCTTCGGCGGACCTGACCACCGGCTTCATCTGGCCGGGTGGTCCTACGGCGCCCGTGTGGCGATGGAGATGGCGGGTCTCGCCGAGTCGGCCGGCCGGGCACTGGAAGCGCTCTACCTTCTGGATCCGCCACCGCCCCGGGCCAAGGCGCTGGTCGCCGCCTACGACGAGACTCACCTGGAAAGGGTGTTCGCCGCCGAACTCGGGACCGGAGCCTCCTCACTGCCGAGCGAGCACGCACAGGCGTACGCCGAGCGGCTGGCCCGCTGCTGCCGCGCCAACCTGCGCAGCCTCGGGGAACATCGCGTACAGCCACTCGTCTCCGTCCCTACGTATCTGTGGCTGGCCGAACACCCCACGGCGGACATGCCCACCCCCGCGGACCCGCGGGAGTCGGACCGGCAGTGGAACGCCTGCCTGCCTTCCTCCGCCGTGCTCAGGTATCTGCCCACGGACCACTACGGCATCGTCGCGGCACCCCACGTGGACACGGTGGCCGGGACCATCAGGGCGACGCTGGCGTCCCCGGGTGCCGGTACCCACGAAGTCGCTGACCTGTAA